TGCTCACCGTCTCCCGCACACCGCCCGGCTTGCAGTCGATGCGGCCGTTCATGGCCTCGGCGGACATGAACATCAGGTTCTTGTACACGGACACGTCGTTCTGCGACGCGGGGCATTCGTACGCCACCACGAGCTTCGGGCTGGACGGATTGCTGATGTCCCACACCACCGGGCCGTTGTAGTTGCCCTGGATGACGTAGTTGCCCATGAACGCCAGATCGGAGTTCGTCTGTCCGAGGAACCCCGCCGGTGACTGCACCTTGGCCACCACCTTGAGGTTGGACGTGTACTCGCCCGCATCGAACAGACCGGCTTTCAGATTGTTGCGGGGATCGGTGGCCGGTGAGGCCGCGGTGTTGGGCCTGGTTTTGGCACAGCCCGCCAGGACGGCGGAGCACATTGCCGCCAGCGCGACGCGCGAAAGGGAAGCGTTCATGAGAAACGTGGGACGGAGAGTGGAGCGCCGTCCGACCTGCGGCCGGATCCGGCATCGGAGACCCGCAAGCGCATTGGTCATCCGGGGGTATCCTTTGAGGATAGCCGCCGGAGACCACGGCGATAGGGGCGTTCGTCCCTACGAAAAGGGAAACGTGGCGTTTCGCCGACCTTCGTGCGCCGACGCCGTGATCCCGGCCCTACGCTGACATACGTTTCGGAAGCCATGGCCCACTTCCCCACTGCCCTCATGCACCGGCTGGTCCGCCTGCGGCGTCCGCTGCTCGCCCTGGTTCTGGCGATGACCGGGGGGTGCCAGTGGCTGCATACCGGCAATCCGGCGGCGTTCCGCCCACAGGAGGCCCGCACGATGAGGACCATCGGCGCCTGTGGTACCACCTGTCGGGATTCGCTCGACATCGTGGCGATGGGTGTCAGTGGCTATCTGATCATTCCCTGGCGCGATACCACGCAGCTCGTGATGACGCCGCCGTCCTACACCAACCCGACACTCTGGTGGATGGCGCTGGGTGACTGGTGGCTGGGCTCCTCACCCGATCGCGCGCGTGTGACCCGACGTCTCCGGGACATCCCGGCGGCGGGTCCCGAGCGGCTGGCGCGTGTGCGGGCCATTCTCGTTGGGCACGGCCACTACGACCACCTGATGGATCTGCCACCGCTGGCGCCGCTGCTGCACAACGCCACGGTGTATGGGAGCCGGACGGTGGCGCATCTGCTCGCCCCGACCACGCTGCGCACGATGGACATCGACTCCCTGACCGGAACCGACGCGCAGCATCCGGGCCGATCGTTTGCCGTTGGTGATTCGATGAGCAGCACGATCCGTGTGCGGGCCATCGAGTGGGAGCATGCGCCCAACATCAGCAATCTGACCATCGCCGACGAGGATCAGCACGAACCCCGACGCCGCCTGCCCCGGTCGGTGCATGGCTGGAAGAAGGGGCGGGTCCTGGCCTACGCCATCGACGTGGGCCTGCGTGCAGATTCCGTGGATGTGCGTCTGTTCATGCACGACGCGGCGGCGTCACCCGATGTGATCCGTCGCGCCGCCGCCGTCCTGAACACGATGCCGGAAGCGCGTCATACCATCGCCATCATTGCCGCGGCCAATTTCGATCAGGCACACGCCTATCCCGACATTCTCCTGGCCCATCTCGCTCCGGAACACGTGATCCTGGGGCACTGGGAGGACTTCTTCCGATCGCCGGAGAAATCGCCGCGTATCGTCAGAGGCATCAAGGGGCGCGAGCTCGTCCGGGTCGTGGAGCGCTTTCAGGGAGCGCGGTGGACGGCGCTTGCTCCCGGCGCGACGCTGCGCCTGCGGTTCTGACGGCTTCGTACACCGGCATCGGAGTGTCGTCGCGTTCGCCACCCGACGCGCCGGCCCGTACTTTGGAGCGTTCACCCATCGCCCGCTCCCCGATCTGTCCACTCATGCGCCATGCCGCTGCGTCGCTGACCGCCCTGTCGCTGGCATCCGCCTCCCTTGCCGCCGTGCTCACCGCGGCACCGCTCGCCGCGCAGGGCCACATCACCACGCCCAGAGAAGCACTCGGCGCCAACTTCGGTGACGATTATTTCCTCGCCAATTACCAGCAGATCAGCAACTACTGGCGCACACTCGAAAAGGAATCGCCGCGCGTCAAACTGCAGGTGATGGGCAAGACCACCGAAGGCCGTGATCAGCTCATGGTCATCGTCACGTCACCCGAGAACCATCGCAATCTCGAGCGCTATCGCCAGATCGCCGAGCGGCTCGCGAAAGCGGAAGACCTCACCGATGACCAGGCCCGCGCCCTGGCCAGGGAAGGCAAGGCCGTGGTGTGGATCGACGGTGGTCTGCATGCCACCGAGACCCTGGGCGCGCAGCAACTCGGCGAAACGGTCTACCAGATGGCCAGTCGCACCGACGCCGAAACCCAGCGGTTTCTCGACGACGTCATCACGCTGTTCGTGCATGCCAACCCCGACGGCAACGACCTCGTCGCCGACTGGTACATGCGTATGAGCGACCCCAAAGAGCGGACGCTCAATGGACTGCCGCGCCTGTATCAGAAGTACATCGGCCACGACAACAACCGCGAGTTCTTCACCTCCACGCAGAAGGAGACGGAGAACATCAACCGGGTGCTGTATCACCAGTGGTTCCCGCAGTTGTTGTACAACCATCATCAGAGCGGACCGGCGGGCACGGTGGTGTATTCCCCGCCGTTCCGCGATCCCTACAATTACAACCTCGACCCGGCCATGCTGCTGGGTATCCAGGCGCTGGGTACGGCGATGCACACCCGTCTCGCCATCGAGGGCAAGCCTGGCGCGACCATGCGCGCCGGCGGTCCGTACGACGGATGGTGGAACGGCGGCATCCGCAACACCGCCACGTTCCACAACACCATCGCCGTGCTCACGGAGATGATCGGCTCACCCACGCCGATGCGCATTCCGCTCATAGCCGACCGGCAGGTCCCACGCGGCGATCTCGCCATGCCGGTGGCGCCGCAGGAGTGGCATCTGCGACAGTCGGTGGACTATTCGGTCTCGCTCAATCGGGCCGTGCTCGATCATGCCTCGCGCCTGCGCGAGAATCTGTTGTACAACATCTACCGCATGGGGAAGAACTCCATCGAGCGTGGCAGCCGCGACACCTGGACACCGAATCCGCGTCGGGATGCCGAGGTGGCGAAGCGCGTGAAAGGAGCGGACTCACTCATCTGGGCCGCGCAGCATGCACCGGAGTACCGCGACCCGCGCGGATACATCATTCCGAGTGATCAACCCGATTTCCTCACCGCCATCAAGTTCATCAACGGCCTGCGTGAAACCGGCATCACGGTGCAACGCGCCACGCAGTCGTTCGCGGTGAACGGCAAATCGTATCCTGCCGGTTCGTTCGTCGTGCAGACCGCGCAGGCCTTCCGGCCGCATGTGATCGACATGTTCGAGCCGCAGGTGCACCCCGATGTGTTTCCGTATCCGGGCTCACCACCCACGCCGCCGTACGACAACGCGGGATGGACGTGGGCCTATCAGATGGGCATTCGATTCGATCGGCTGCTGGAACCGTTCAGCGGGCCGTTCATTCCGGTGACCGACTGGAACGTGGCCCCGCCCGCCGGATCGGTGAGCGCGCCATCGGGCGCGAGAGGCTACTGGATCGATCCGCGCGTGAACGACGCGTTCACCGTGGTGAATCGGTTGCTGGCCGCGAAAGTACCGGTGTCCCGCGCCCCGCAGGCCGTGACGGTGGGAACCGGTCGCGATACCCGCACGTTACCCGCAGGCGCGTTCTGGGTACCGATGAATGGTACGGCCACGGCGGTGCTGCGCGCGGCCGCGACGGAGCTCGGCGTGAGTGCCACCGGTGCATCGCAGGCGCCATCGGGCACGGTACCGCTGCGGGCGGCTCGCATCGGGTTGTGGGATACCTATGGCGGATCTATGCCGTCGGGATGGACGCGCTGGATTCTCGAGCAGTTCGCGTATCCCTTCAGGCGCGTGTTCGCTCCGGAGATCGATGCCGGCAATCTGCGTGGCACGTACGACGCGCTGGTGTTCGTGGAGGGCGCCATCCCCGGTGTGCAGGCCTCGGGACGTGGTGGTGGCAGTGGCGGCGTGTTGGATGAACCACCCAATCTGCCGGCGGAATACAAAGGGCAGTTCGGTCGCATGAGTGTCGACCGGAGTCTGCCCGCGCTCCGCACGTTCATCGAACAGGGTGGCACCGTGGTCGCCATCGGCAGTTCGGCCGTGAATCTCGCGGCCTATCTGCAACTGCCCATCGGCAATCACCTCGCCAAAGACGGCACGCCGTATCCACGCACGCAGTTCTACGTGCCGGGCAGCGTCCTGCGCATGAAAGTCGACACCACGTCGTCCGCCGGTTATGGCCTGGCCGGCCAGACGGATGTGTTCTTCGATGCGAGCCCGGTTTTCAGCCTCGGGGCGGATGCCGCGTCACGGGGCGTGCGCCCGATCGCCTGGTTCGACGACGCCGCCCCGTTGCGCAGCGGCTGGGCCTGGGGACAGGAGCTGCTGCAACATGGCGTGGCCGCCGTGGAGGCCCGCGTGGGTCAGGGACGCGTGCTGCTGTATGGGCCGCAGATCACCCAGCGCGCGCAGCCGCATGGCACGTTCAAGTTCCTGTTCAACGCGTTGTATCGGTAACGAAGCGATGGCGCCACCTGGGCGACGGTCGCCGTTTCTGACGAGAAGAAACGGTGACCGCCTTCCGACTACCGTTGTGGGCTCAGTTGCACCGTCCGGGCCACGGTCACCGTCCTTTCACACCCACCAATACGGCGCGAAGCAACCGAGACCGTATCCGTTCTGCCCATATATCCCGCAGCGACGATCCGAAGCTCATACACTCCCGGAGTGGCCGTCAAGCTTGGGACTTGTTCCGGCGGACCCGAAGAGGCGGGGGCACGCGGAGAGAGCCTCGTCACGGTAACGACCGCGAGTGCCCCGAGGTCGTTTGCGTTCACGGCATCGACGACGGTCAGCTCGATCCCCCGCTGCGGCTCCAGCGTACACACGTCGTCGTCTGGCTTGCATGCGAGAACACCGAGAAGCAGGACGCCTGACCAGCAGCAGGTCGTAAGTGGTTTGCCGCCCCACGATTGTATGTTCAGAATGTCCATAGGTTGCTTCCGAGATCCTGCTTGATTTGCCCAAAGTTGCTGAAGACTCCACTGGAGCCGCCATCCTCCGCGAAGCCAACGCCGTAGAAGGCCACCGTGTTCGGGAACCCCCCGTACATGGCAAAGACTGGACTCCCACTATCGCCAGGCTCCATGTTCAGATGCGCCTTGTCCGCGCAAACGATCAGCGGCCTGCCGTGCGAACCCAGCCTCACGTCCTTGCACGTCTCGTATACGCTCCCGAACGTCCACCCGGTGGTTACTCCAACTTTGTGAAGGGCTTCATTCCACAGTGGGAAATTGACTTCAGCTATCACCGTCCAGTGTGGATCGAGTGAGTCAACCTCAGTTGATCCCGCCGTCTGCATAAGTCCGGCAACACCAAAGGTTGTTCTCGCGATTAGCCCTGGGGCCCACCCAAGGGTATCGGTCGGGAATAGATCCACCCCAGTCGCGCTATACGCCGCGACGTCCGCATGCCGACACCGACGCGGCACGAAGAGTGTGCCGCATGCATAAGTGGAAGGGTCCGTTACCTCCGCCCCGAAAAAAGGCGCACTGCCACTATTGTTTTGACGGATCGAACCGCCGTCAAGCGACCACGCATTTGCCGAGCAATGCGAGTTGGTCAGAATTAGCTCTTCGCTTCCCCTACGCGCGCCGATTGTGGTTGTACAGCCGGAAGGACCAATTTCGTATCCACCAGTAATTGGACGACGCCGATAGTTGAGCGTGGTGGAGCTGGTGAGAACAACGGGATTCACGCTCTCGAAGATCACCAACGCTTTCGCAAGACTCGTTGCGCGAGCTGCTACGACTCGTGCCTCAGCGGCTGCGGAGGTGATCCCAACTACCACTTTGCCACGACGCTCGTCGATATCTAGCGACACGACATCATCATCTTGAAACGCACTTAGAAACATCTGCGATCGCACCTGATGCAGCTCGATGAATGAGTGCGAGGCCTTCTCCATGCGCCATCGTCGCTGCAAGGCAAGTTCTCGCTTCCGAGATTCGCTAACCTTACGAGGATCGACGCGCACACGATCCAGTAGTAGCTGCTGCATCTCGCCGAGGGCACGAGCGCTGTCAGCCAAATCGGTCAAGCGGACAACAAGCTCACCTTCATCTCCAAAGTACGCCCCCGCGAAGGTGGGAACAGCGGCGCCGACGGCCAAGAACGACTCGTCCAGATTGCCTGCATACCTCAGAGTCGACTGTGGCACACGGCTGCTCGCGGCCTCGACCTCAACAGGAGTGTGGTCTCCGCAAGCAGCGAGAAAACAGAGAGAGAGAGAGAAAAAAAAAGCGCGCGCGTGCGCCGGAATATGATTGCCCCGCGGGTTCATGCTCATTTCTCCTTACGGGAGGTAGATTAAGAGGAGCACAAGCTGCTCCTCTCAGAGCTAAACTGGGGCGTGAATTGGGCGCCCGTCAAGGAAGAGTGTGACGTAACTCACTCTCCAGATCCAAGACCGTTGTTAGCCATTGGTTAGTCAGGAATATACTGCTTGTTGCTGGTCCTGCACGTCAGACGCTTCAGCGAAATGCTGCGTCGGTCGTGTCATGCACCAACCGCTCGATAGGCCCCGGTCTCGAGCGTACGCAGCCACTTGCCCTTCATGGCACCGCTGAGCGTCTCCACTTCATAGAAAAGCGCCGTGCCGCGATCGGCCTCGGCCAGAAAGCCCGCAGATCACCCAGCGCGCGCAGCCGCATGGCACGTTCAAGTTCCTGTTCAACGCGTTGTATCGGTAGCGGCATCGCTGCCAGTACCGGGCCGGTACCGGCTTCCGCCACGCCCCTTCCCCCGCGGGAACCGGGGGCGGAAGCCGCGCCCGAGAGCCTGTCATCGGGGGGCAGACTTGACGAACACCGTTCGTCACGTATACTGATCGGTATGACGAGAAACCCGTTTCAGGCGCCCGAGGTCGCGAGCCGGCGCGGTGGGCCGGCCAAGGACCCGCTCAGCCGTGAACTGATCGTCACCACCGCGCTCACACTGCTTCGCCGGGAAGGCTCGGCGGGGATGAGCCTCCGCAAGGTCGCGGCCGCGCTCGACACGGGTCCGGCATCGCTCTACGCCTACGTGGAGAACCTCCAGGAACTCCAGGCACTGGTCCTCGATCGGGCGCTGGCCGATGTGCACACGGATGCCGGTCACGGACAGCGCTGGCAGCGCCGTATCACCGAACTCCTGCTGTCGTATCGCGAGGTCCTCTGCGCCACACCGGGGCTGGCGGGAATCGCCATGACCACGATCGCGGTGGGACCCAATGCCCTGCGCATCACGGAGACACTCCTTGGCCACCTCGACAAAGGTGGTCTCGATCGGGCGACCGCGGCCTGGGCGGTGGACCTGCTCACCCTGTACGTGACCGCGGTCGCCGCCGAACACAGCCAGCGGGATGCCGATACCCTCGGACCGGTGGCCCGCGCCATCGGAGCGGTCTCCGCCGAGGAATACCCACGGATCTTCGCCGCACGCGAGGACATCCTCATGGGGCCGGGCCGCGTCTCCTGGGCGCTCGACGTGCTGCTGAAGGGCATCGTGCAGACCCCGCGCGGGCACCGGCGGCGCTCGGCGGAACACGGGTAATTTTTTGCCTTATAGCAAACACCGTTCGTCACGAACATAATTCGCATCCATGCACACCATCAACAGTGACACCCCGCTGCCGGACACCACCCCGGTTCTCGTCGTCGGCGGCAGTCTCGTCGGACTCTCGGCCGCCATGTTTCTCGTCTGGGAAGGCGTGCCGTGCGTGCTCGTCGAGCCACACACCGGGAGCCATCCACACCCGCGCGCGATCGGTTACACGCCGCGCACGATGGAGCTGTTCCGCGCCATCGGCATCGCGTCGCAGATCCCCGAAGCCCCACCGGGGTTTCGCCTGTCGCGCTCCCGAGTCGAAAGCCTCGCCGGCCGATGGTTCGAGTCGTCCGAGTGGACGCCGGAAACGAAGACCGGCGACGCACGCGTGGCGCAGCCCATCACGGACGTCTCCGTGTCACCGGGCGCTGCCATCGCGCAGGATGGACTGGAGCCCATTCTGCGCCAACGGGCGCGCGAATTGGGCGCCGATCTCCGATTCGGCACCGAGCTCGTTCGATTCGAACAGGATGAGGCCGGCGTGACCGCGTGGCTTCGCGAACGTGACGGACACGAATACACGCTGCGTGCCGACTACATGATCGCGGCCGATGGGACCCGCAGCAGTGTGCGCGAAGCCCTCGGTATCGGCCGTACCGGCCCCGGTCATCTCCAGACCATGCGCAGCGTGTTGTTCCGCGCGCCGCTCGAACGGTATCTCGAAAGAGGCAGCTCACAGTTTCAGATCGATCAACCCGGCCTGTCGGCGTTCCTCACCACTTATGGGGACGGGCGCTGGGTGCTGATGTTCCAGGACGACGTGGAGCGCGATGAAGCCGTGTTGCGCGAAGCCATCCAGAAGGCGATCGGCCGAACGGATCTGCCCATCGAGATCATCACGACGGGACGGTGGGAACTCAGTGCGGCCATCACCGATCGGTTCTCGTCAGGCCGTGTCTTTCTCGCCGGCGACGCCGCGCACACGCTGCCACCGACGCGCGGAGGTTTTGGCGCGAACACGGGCATTCACGACGTGCACAATCTGGCGTGGAAACTCGCCGCGGTGCATGCGGGGCGCGCCACACCGGCATTGCTCGACACCTATCACGTCGAACGCCATCGCGTGGCCTGGGATCGCCTCGAGCAGACATTCGTGCGCCCCGACTATGCCAGGCATGCCGCGGGATTTGCCGACGGAGTCTCCGTCCGCGACGATATCGCCATGGAACTCGGTCAGCTCTATCGCTCCGCGGCCATCATCGGTGCCGGTCCCGATCTGCCGCCCGCCGCGCGCCCCGATGAGTGGATGGGCCAGCCGGGCACCCGCGCCCCGCACCTCTGGATACAACACGACGGCGAGCGCGTGTCCACACTCGACTGGCTCGGACGCCGGTGGGTCGTGCTCGCGGCCGACTCCGCCTGGCGCGCCGCCGCGGCCCATGCAGCGCAGACGCTCGGCATCGATGTGGTCTGTGTGACACCAGAAAACGCGGACGCCGCGGCGGTGTACGCCGCCTACGGTATCGACGCCGGGGGTGCATCGTTGATCAGACCCGATGGCTACATCGCCTGGCGTTCTGCCACACGTGTGGAGGATCCGGCGGCGGCACTCACCCGGGCGCTCGCTGAGGTGGCGTCGGCGCCTTGACGCAGCCCCATTCGCACACGAGTCTGGCAGGATGCGACTCTTCTCCCGCCTCCTGCCCTCGCTGGGCGCCGCTGGCGCCACACTTCTCCTCGCGGTGTCCGCTGCTGGCGCCCAGTCGGTCACGCGCGCCTTCACCGGCGCCACGCTCATCGATGGCACGGGCCGCGCTCCGGTGAGGAATGCCACCCTGCTCGTGCGCGATGGCCGTGTGGTGGCTGCCGGCCCGGCTGCCCGGGTGACCATTCCCGCGAACGCCGAACGTGTGCCGCTCGCGGGCAAATTCATCATTCCGGGGCTCATCAACGCGCACGGACATGCCTCGAGTGTGGCGAACCTGGACACGTACGCCGCCTACGGCGTCACCACGGTGTATTCCCTTGGTGATGAACCGGCCGAGGTGTTCGCGGCGCGTGATGCGCAACGAGCGACGTCTCCCCGACATGCACGGGTGTACGTAGCCGGCCCCGTACTCAATCCCACATCCCCCGACGACGCACGTGCGCAGGTGGCGGCCGTGGCCGACCGACACGTCGATATCGTGAAGATCCGCGTCGATGACAATCTCGGGACATCCCCCAAGATGAAACCCGAGGTGTATCGCGCGGTGATCGACGCGGCCCATGCCCGGGGACTGCGCGTGGCGGTGCATCTCTACTATCTGGACGATGCGAAGGCCGTGCTGGCCGCCGGTGCCGACTACATCGCACACAGCGTGCGTGATCAGCCGGTCGACGAAGCCTTCGTGACGACATTGCGGCAGGCGGGTGTGTGTTACTCGCCCACGCTGATGCGGGAAGTGTCGACGTATGTCTACGAAACCACACCACCCTTCTTCAGCGATTCGCTCTTTCTCGCGCATGCCAATCGCGAATGGATGGCCACGGTGCAGCAGCCGGCCCGTCAGGAGGCCACACGCACCAGTGTCAGCGCGCAGCGGTACAAGGCCCAGTTGCCGGTAGCCACGCGCAATATGCTGGTGCTGCACAAGGCGGGAGTCCCCATCGCCATGGGCACCGATACCGGTCCGATGGGACGTTTCCAGGGATACTTCGAGCTCATGGAGCTCGAGATGATGGTGAACGCCGGTTTCACGCCCGCCGAAGCGTTGGAGAGTGCGACACGGGTTGCGGCCCATTGTCTGAAACTGGACGCGGAGCTGGGCACGCTGGAGCCGGGAAAATGGGCCGACTTCATCGTGCTCGATGCCTCACCGCTGGAGCGCATCCAGAACGTGCGGCGCCAGCATTCGGTGTGGGTCGGCGGCACGCGTCTGTCCGTGCCCTGACGGCAACGGACAGACGCCTCTCGCGCCGACGATCCGCTCAGGTCATTACTTGACGATGACCGTGATGGTGTCGCGCTTCACCGACGCCATCGGCACGTGCATGCCATCGGCGAACACAGCGATGATGCGATGCG
The Gemmatimonas aurantiaca genome window above contains:
- a CDS encoding FAD-dependent monooxygenase, producing MHTINSDTPLPDTTPVLVVGGSLVGLSAAMFLVWEGVPCVLVEPHTGSHPHPRAIGYTPRTMELFRAIGIASQIPEAPPGFRLSRSRVESLAGRWFESSEWTPETKTGDARVAQPITDVSVSPGAAIAQDGLEPILRQRARELGADLRFGTELVRFEQDEAGVTAWLRERDGHEYTLRADYMIAADGTRSSVREALGIGRTGPGHLQTMRSVLFRAPLERYLERGSSQFQIDQPGLSAFLTTYGDGRWVLMFQDDVERDEAVLREAIQKAIGRTDLPIEIITTGRWELSAAITDRFSSGRVFLAGDAAHTLPPTRGGFGANTGIHDVHNLAWKLAAVHAGRATPALLDTYHVERHRVAWDRLEQTFVRPDYARHAAGFADGVSVRDDIAMELGQLYRSAAIIGAGPDLPPAARPDEWMGQPGTRAPHLWIQHDGERVSTLDWLGRRWVVLAADSAWRAAAAHAAQTLGIDVVCVTPENADAAAVYAAYGIDAGGASLIRPDGYIAWRSATRVEDPAAALTRALAEVASAP
- a CDS encoding MBL fold metallo-hydrolase codes for the protein MHRLVRLRRPLLALVLAMTGGCQWLHTGNPAAFRPQEARTMRTIGACGTTCRDSLDIVAMGVSGYLIIPWRDTTQLVMTPPSYTNPTLWWMALGDWWLGSSPDRARVTRRLRDIPAAGPERLARVRAILVGHGHYDHLMDLPPLAPLLHNATVYGSRTVAHLLAPTTLRTMDIDSLTGTDAQHPGRSFAVGDSMSSTIRVRAIEWEHAPNISNLTIADEDQHEPRRRLPRSVHGWKKGRVLAYAIDVGLRADSVDVRLFMHDAAASPDVIRRAAAVLNTMPEARHTIAIIAAANFDQAHAYPDILLAHLAPEHVILGHWEDFFRSPEKSPRIVRGIKGRELVRVVERFQGARWTALAPGATLRLRF
- a CDS encoding amidohydrolase family protein, whose protein sequence is MRLFSRLLPSLGAAGATLLLAVSAAGAQSVTRAFTGATLIDGTGRAPVRNATLLVRDGRVVAAGPAARVTIPANAERVPLAGKFIIPGLINAHGHASSVANLDTYAAYGVTTVYSLGDEPAEVFAARDAQRATSPRHARVYVAGPVLNPTSPDDARAQVAAVADRHVDIVKIRVDDNLGTSPKMKPEVYRAVIDAAHARGLRVAVHLYYLDDAKAVLAAGADYIAHSVRDQPVDEAFVTTLRQAGVCYSPTLMREVSTYVYETTPPFFSDSLFLAHANREWMATVQQPARQEATRTSVSAQRYKAQLPVATRNMLVLHKAGVPIAMGTDTGPMGRFQGYFELMELEMMVNAGFTPAEALESATRVAAHCLKLDAELGTLEPGKWADFIVLDASPLERIQNVRRQHSVWVGGTRLSVP
- a CDS encoding TetR/AcrR family transcriptional regulator C-terminal domain-containing protein, translating into MTRNPFQAPEVASRRGGPAKDPLSRELIVTTALTLLRREGSAGMSLRKVAAALDTGPASLYAYVENLQELQALVLDRALADVHTDAGHGQRWQRRITELLLSYREVLCATPGLAGIAMTTIAVGPNALRITETLLGHLDKGGLDRATAAWAVDLLTLYVTAVAAEHSQRDADTLGPVARAIGAVSAEEYPRIFAAREDILMGPGRVSWALDVLLKGIVQTPRGHRRRSAEHG
- a CDS encoding M14 family metallopeptidase; amino-acid sequence: MRHAAASLTALSLASASLAAVLTAAPLAAQGHITTPREALGANFGDDYFLANYQQISNYWRTLEKESPRVKLQVMGKTTEGRDQLMVIVTSPENHRNLERYRQIAERLAKAEDLTDDQARALAREGKAVVWIDGGLHATETLGAQQLGETVYQMASRTDAETQRFLDDVITLFVHANPDGNDLVADWYMRMSDPKERTLNGLPRLYQKYIGHDNNREFFTSTQKETENINRVLYHQWFPQLLYNHHQSGPAGTVVYSPPFRDPYNYNLDPAMLLGIQALGTAMHTRLAIEGKPGATMRAGGPYDGWWNGGIRNTATFHNTIAVLTEMIGSPTPMRIPLIADRQVPRGDLAMPVAPQEWHLRQSVDYSVSLNRAVLDHASRLRENLLYNIYRMGKNSIERGSRDTWTPNPRRDAEVAKRVKGADSLIWAAQHAPEYRDPRGYIIPSDQPDFLTAIKFINGLRETGITVQRATQSFAVNGKSYPAGSFVVQTAQAFRPHVIDMFEPQVHPDVFPYPGSPPTPPYDNAGWTWAYQMGIRFDRLLEPFSGPFIPVTDWNVAPPAGSVSAPSGARGYWIDPRVNDAFTVVNRLLAAKVPVSRAPQAVTVGTGRDTRTLPAGAFWVPMNGTATAVLRAAATELGVSATGASQAPSGTVPLRAARIGLWDTYGGSMPSGWTRWILEQFAYPFRRVFAPEIDAGNLRGTYDALVFVEGAIPGVQASGRGGGSGGVLDEPPNLPAEYKGQFGRMSVDRSLPALRTFIEQGGTVVAIGSSAVNLAAYLQLPIGNHLAKDGTPYPRTQFYVPGSVLRMKVDTTSSAGYGLAGQTDVFFDASPVFSLGADAASRGVRPIAWFDDAAPLRSGWAWGQELLQHGVAAVEARVGQGRVLLYGPQITQRAQPHGTFKFLFNALYR